A window of Mycobacteriales bacterium genomic DNA:
GGGTCGTAGAGCGTCCAGTGGCGCGGGAAGTGCCAACCGCCCCAGAACCGGCCGAAGCGACGTACGTCGGCGGAGTCGACGTTCGGGGTGGCGAACATGAACAGCCCACCCGGCTTGAGCAGCTGAGCCGCCCGGCGGGCGAAGCCGGTGGGGTCGTCGACGTGCTCGATGACGTGGCTGGCCACGATCAGGTCGAAGGTGCCGTCGGGCAGCTCGGTGTCGACCTCGAACCGTCCCGCGACCGCGATGTGGCCGGCCTTGCGGGCCTGCTCGACCGCGGCCTCGCCGATGTCGATGCCGTAGGTCTCGATCGTGCGGCCCGGGATCGCCTCGCGATACCAGGTCAGCAGCCGCCCGTCGGCGCAGCCGACGTCGAGCACCCTGACCGGCCCGTCACCGGGAGCGGCACGCTCCATCAGCTTGCGGAAGCGCTTCTGGTAGCGCTTGGTCTTGATGCGCTCCCCCAGCCCTGGTGAGCCGCCGTCGTCGTGGACCAGGTGGTAGGCGTAGTACTCCGCCGGATAGATCCGGCCGAGCTCGCTGACCGCGGGCCGCGGGTTGAGCCGGACCAGGCCGCACGCCTTGCACCGCACGATCGGGAACAGCGCGTTGGTGGTGTTGGAGTACTCGTGCTCGCGGCCTTCGAACAGCACCTCGTCGTCGTGCGCCCCGCAGCCGGTGCACGGGACGTCCTCGGTCTCGATCGGCGCCGCGGGATCCTGCCGCGCAGCAGACTGCGTCATCTCGGAGCCGACGTCACAGCGAACGCGCGTAGCGGACGAGCTGGGTGAGGTACGCGGTACGGATCAGCCGCGGCGGCGCCGGTGAGTCGGCCAGCGCCACGCGTACGTCGGGCAGCCGCCGCGCCGGCACCGCCGGGAACATGTGGTGCTCGGCGTGGTAGTTCATGTTGAACGGCGCCAGGAACGCCAGCTCCACCGGGTTGCTGGCGATCGACACCAGCAGGTTGTCGTGTTCCGGAAGCTCCTCGGTGAGCACCGCGTGCTCGATGAAGCTGCGGATGAGGTGGCACACGGTGGTGAGCGTGATCAGCGGCAGCACCCACAGCGCCAGGTAGAGCCACCAGTCGCCGAACGCGAGCCACGTGGCCCCCCACAGGACGAGCTGGGAGATGACCAGGTTGCGCAGGTCACGGATCTTCTCCGACCGTCCGACCGTCGACGGCGCTCCCGACAGCAGCACCATCACCGCGTAACCGCCGAGCAGCCCCAAGCCGAAGTACCGGGTCAGCGCCCACTTCGTCGCCTTGTCCGAGGTGTCGTGAAGCGCGTGGTCGGGATCCTCGGGCGTGGTGATCAGCCGGTGGTGGGCGAGGTGACGCGCTCGGGTCGCGTGCCACGGCGAGCCGCACGGCGACGCGGTGGCGATGATCCCGACGAGTGAGTCGCGGCGCTTGTCCCGGGTGAAGCTGGCATGGATGCAGTCGTGCTCGATGTTGAGCAGCGACTGCTGGCGGGTCG
This region includes:
- a CDS encoding class I SAM-dependent methyltransferase; this translates as MTQSAARQDPAAPIETEDVPCTGCGAHDDEVLFEGREHEYSNTTNALFPIVRCKACGLVRLNPRPAVSELGRIYPAEYYAYHLVHDDGGSPGLGERIKTKRYQKRFRKLMERAAPGDGPVRVLDVGCADGRLLTWYREAIPGRTIETYGIDIGEAAVEQARKAGHIAVAGRFEVDTELPDGTFDLIVASHVIEHVDDPTGFARRAAQLLKPGGLFMFATPNVDSADVRRFGRFWGGWHFPRHWTLYDPKSAERLAGEVGLTLESIDYEVNPVFWNWTCHAWLRERRGDKLADRLFPPVSIFQPGLQSFILLSIFTIVDIVQKTLTGRTGSMQVELRRPA
- a CDS encoding fatty acid desaturase, which translates into the protein MTVTSAAPGKAGPGVQSAGLLSAEQLRELASLRPADRIGNWAYLAFTWLVIAGAFTAAGLYTHWWVLVLAFLVISTRQQSLLNIEHDCIHASFTRDKRRDSLVGIIATASPCGSPWHATRARHLAHHRLITTPEDPDHALHDTSDKATKWALTRYFGLGLLGGYAVMVLLSGAPSTVGRSEKIRDLRNLVISQLVLWGATWLAFGDWWLYLALWVLPLITLTTVCHLIRSFIEHAVLTEELPEHDNLLVSIASNPVELAFLAPFNMNYHAEHHMFPAVPARRLPDVRVALADSPAPPRLIRTAYLTQLVRYARSL